The following is a genomic window from Syntrophorhabdales bacterium.
GTATGCGGTGTGAAGAGATAAAGGAGTGTCCCTTCCATGTTCTGGACGGCCCGGGCCACATCCTTTGTGATACTCTTCCCCTGAATTCTGGCGTCGGTTCTGACCTTGATTTCCACCACGCGTTAATTCTACTGCACCGGTATCCCGCATATCAAGTCCTTGAAAAATAACCTCCGCCACCGGTATACTATAGTCTGTGAAATTCGAACAGGGCTTGAAGAGGCTGGAGGAGATTGTAGGCATCCTCGACGAAGGGCAGGTGTCTCTGGACGCCGCTCTGGATCTTTTCAAAGAAGGTCTTCTCCTCACCAAAGACCTTTCCAAAAGACTGGACGAGATCGAAAAGAAGGTAGAGATCCTCATAAAAAAAGAAGACGGCACTATAGAAAAAAAACCTTTCCCGCAGGAAGAGTCTTAGTGGACATCCGAGTTTTTCTTGATGAGAAGCGGCTCCAGGTAGAGGAGTTCCTTCATACTATCTTTGCAGCCTTTGCCACGCCTCCCGACGTTCTCAGGAATGCCATGGAGCACAGCCTCTTCTCCGAGGGCAAAAGAATCAGGCCTATACTGGCGCTCGCCGCGTGCGATGCAAAAAAAGGAGAGGTAGCGTCAGTACTTCCGTTTGCCTGCGCCATAGAAATGATTCACACGTACTCGCTCATCCACGACGATCTCCCGTGCATAGACAATGATGACCTGCGACGGGGAAAACCTACGTGCCACAAGGTTTTTGGGGAAGCAATCGCCTTGCTGGCCGGGGATGCACTGCTGACCGAGGCCTTCAGGGTGATGACAGATCCCCGCTTCAGCGCGCATACGCCGCCGGCAATCGCAAGGCAAATGCTCAATGAAATCGCCCAGGCTGCCGGTGCAGAGGGGATGATCGCGGGGCAGGTCGTCGATGTGATGTACGACGGCAAA
Proteins encoded in this region:
- a CDS encoding farnesyl diphosphate synthase, translated to MDIRVFLDEKRLQVEEFLHTIFAAFATPPDVLRNAMEHSLFSEGKRIRPILALAACDAKKGEVASVLPFACAIEMIHTYSLIHDDLPCIDNDDLRRGKPTCHKVFGEAIALLAGDALLTEAFRVMTDPRFSAHTPPAIARQMLNEIAQAAGAEGMIAGQVVDVMYDGKEGTKGILDYIHRNKTAALIRAAVRVGALAAQVTAQELEQFTRYGASLGLAFQVGDDLLDAEGDEKIVGKKLRKDVTKQTYIRHYGIEQSRARLDELIHEAVEAVAFLGPDGKVLTDLALYIGKRSS
- the xseB gene encoding exodeoxyribonuclease VII small subunit produces the protein MKFEQGLKRLEEIVGILDEGQVSLDAALDLFKEGLLLTKDLSKRLDEIEKKVEILIKKEDGTIEKKPFPQEES